Proteins encoded by one window of Pan troglodytes isolate AG18354 chromosome 16, NHGRI_mPanTro3-v2.0_pri, whole genome shotgun sequence:
- the LOC453386 gene encoding LOW QUALITY PROTEIN: cation channel sperm-associated protein 2 (The sequence of the model RefSeq protein was modified relative to this genomic sequence to represent the inferred CDS: inserted 2 bases in 2 codons), which yields MAAYQQEGQMQLPXDAIRSLLVDTFSLIEHLQGLSQAVLRHTIRELLDPSRQKKLMLGDQHQLVGVSIKPQRVEQISHAQRLLSRLHVRCSQRPPXLWAGWVLECPLFKNFIIFLVFLNTIVLMVEIQLLESTNTKLWPLKLTLEVAAWFILLIFILEILLKWLSNFSVFWKSAWNVFDFVVTMLVRIEILRVRLVG from the exons ATGGCCGCTTACCAACAAGAAGGGCAGATGCAGCTTC CTGATGCCATTCGTTCACTTCTCGTCGATACTTTCTCTCTCATCGAGCATTTGCAAGGCTTGAGCCAAGCTGTGCTGCGGCACACTATCAGGGAGTTACTTG ATCCTTCCCGCCAGAAGAAACTTATGTTGGGAGATCAACACCAGCTAGTGGGCGTCTCTATAAAGCCTCAACGTGTAGAACAGATTTCACATGCCCAGAGGCTGTTGAGCAGGCTTCATGTGCGCTGCAGTCAGAGGCCAC CTTTGTGGGCCGGATGGGTCCTTGAGT GTCCTCTCTTCAAAAACTTCATCATCTTCCTGGTCTTTTTGAATACGATCGTATTGATGGTTGAAATAC AATTGCTGGAATCCACAAATACCAAACTATGGCCATTGAAGCTGACCTTGGAGGTGGCAGCTTGGTTTATCTTGCTTATTTTCATCCTGGAGATCCTTCTTAAGTGGCTATccaacttttctgttttctggaagagtgCCTGGAATGTCTTTGACTTTGTTGTTACCATGTTGGTAAGGATAGAGATCCTGAGGGTTCGTTTAGTGGGATGA
- the PDIA3 gene encoding protein disulfide-isomerase A3 isoform X1, with the protein MRLRRLALFPGVALLLAAARLAAASDVLELTDDNFESRISDTGSAGLMLVEFFAPWCGHCKRLAPEYEAAATRLKGIVPLAKVDCTANTNTCNKYGVSGYPTLKIFRDGEEAGAYDGPRTADGIVSHLKKQAGPASVPLRTEEEFKKFISDKDASIVGFFDDSFSEAHSEFLKAASNLRDNYRFAHTNVESLVNEYDDNGEGIILFRPSHLTNKFEDKTVAYTEQKMTSGKIKKFIQENIFGICPHMTEDNKDLIQGKDLLIAYYDVDYEKNAKGSNYWRNRVMMVAKKFLDAGHKLNFAVASRKTFSHELSDFGLESTAGEIPVVAIRTAKGEKFVMQEEFSRDGKALERFLQDYFDGNLKRYLKSEPIPESNDGPVKVVVAENFDEIVNNENKDVLIEFYAPWCGHCKNLEPKYKELGEKLSKDPNIVIAKMDATANDVPSPYEVRGVAVN; encoded by the exons ATGCGCCTCCGCCGCCTAGCGCTGTTCCCGGGTGTGGCGCTGCTTCTTGCCGCGGCCCGCCTCGCCGCTGCCTCCGACGTGCTAGAACTCACGGACGACAACTTCGAGAGTCGCATCTCCGACACGGGCTCTGCGGGCCTCATGCTCGTCGAGTTCTTCGCCCCCTG GTGTGGACACTGCAAGAGACTTGCACCTGAGTATGAAGCTGCAGCTACCAGATTAAAAGGAATAGTCCCATTAGCAAAG GTTGATTGCACTGCCAACACTAACACCTGTAATAAATATGGAGTCAGTGGATATCCAACCCTGAAGATATTTAGAGATGGTGAAGAAGCAGGTGCTTATGATGGACCTAGGACTGCTG ATGGAATTGTCAGCCACCTGAAGAAGCAAGCAGGACCAGCTTCAGTGCCTCTCAGGACTGAGGAAGAATTTAAGAAATTCATTAGTGATAAAGATGCCTCTATAGTAG GTTTTTTCGATGATTCATTCAGTGAGGCTCACTCCGAGTTCCTAAAAGCAGCCAGCAACTTGAGGGATAACTACCGATTTGCACATACGAATGTTGAGTCTCTGGTGAACGAGTATGATGATAATGGAGA gggtaTCATCTTATTTCGTCCTTCACATCTCACTAACAAGTTTGAGGACAAGACTGTGGCATATACAGAGCAAAAAATGACCAGtggcaaaattaaaaagtttatccaggaaaacat ttttgGTATCTGCCCTCACATGACAGAAGACAATAAAGATTTGATACAGGGCAAGGACTTACTTATTGCTTACTATGATGTGGACTATGAAAAGAATGCTAAAGGTTCCAACTACTGGAGAAACAG GGTAATGATGGTGGCAAAGAAATTCCTGGATGCTGGGCACAAACTCAACTTTGCTGTAGCTAGCCGCAAAACCTTTAGCCATGAACTTTCTGATTTTGGCTTGGAGAGCACTGCTGGAGAGATTCCTGTTGTTGCTATCAGAACTGCTAAAGGAGAGAAGTTTGTCATGCAGGAGGAGTTCTC GCGTGATGGGAAGGCTCTGGAGAGGTTCCTGCAGGATTACTTTGATGGCAATCTGAAGAGATACCTGAAGTCTGAACCTATCCCAGAGAGCAATGATGGGCCTGTGAAG GTAGTGGTAGCAGAGAATTTTGATGAAATagtgaataatgaaaataaagatgtgcTGATTGAATTTTATGCCCCTTGGTGTGGTCACTGTAAGAACCTGGAGCCCAAGTATAAAGAACTTGGCGAGAAG CTCAGCAAAGACCCAAATATCGTCATAGCCAAGATGGATGCCACAGCCAATGATGTGCCTTCTCCATATGAAGTCAGAGG GGTGGCCGTGAATTAA
- the PDIA3 gene encoding protein disulfide-isomerase A3 precursor has protein sequence MRLRRLALFPGVALLLAAARLAAASDVLELTDDNFESRISDTGSAGLMLVEFFAPWCGHCKRLAPEYEAAATRLKGIVPLAKVDCTANTNTCNKYGVSGYPTLKIFRDGEEAGAYDGPRTADGIVSHLKKQAGPASVPLRTEEEFKKFISDKDASIVGFFDDSFSEAHSEFLKAASNLRDNYRFAHTNVESLVNEYDDNGEGIILFRPSHLTNKFEDKTVAYTEQKMTSGKIKKFIQENIFGICPHMTEDNKDLIQGKDLLIAYYDVDYEKNAKGSNYWRNRVMMVAKKFLDAGHKLNFAVASRKTFSHELSDFGLESTAGEIPVVAIRTAKGEKFVMQEEFSRDGKALERFLQDYFDGNLKRYLKSEPIPESNDGPVKVVVAENFDEIVNNENKDVLIEFYAPWCGHCKNLEPKYKELGEKLSKDPNIVIAKMDATANDVPSPYEVRGFPTIYFSPANKKLNPKKYEGGRELSDFISYLQREATNPPVIQEEKPKKKKKAQEDL, from the exons ATGCGCCTCCGCCGCCTAGCGCTGTTCCCGGGTGTGGCGCTGCTTCTTGCCGCGGCCCGCCTCGCCGCTGCCTCCGACGTGCTAGAACTCACGGACGACAACTTCGAGAGTCGCATCTCCGACACGGGCTCTGCGGGCCTCATGCTCGTCGAGTTCTTCGCCCCCTG GTGTGGACACTGCAAGAGACTTGCACCTGAGTATGAAGCTGCAGCTACCAGATTAAAAGGAATAGTCCCATTAGCAAAG GTTGATTGCACTGCCAACACTAACACCTGTAATAAATATGGAGTCAGTGGATATCCAACCCTGAAGATATTTAGAGATGGTGAAGAAGCAGGTGCTTATGATGGACCTAGGACTGCTG ATGGAATTGTCAGCCACCTGAAGAAGCAAGCAGGACCAGCTTCAGTGCCTCTCAGGACTGAGGAAGAATTTAAGAAATTCATTAGTGATAAAGATGCCTCTATAGTAG GTTTTTTCGATGATTCATTCAGTGAGGCTCACTCCGAGTTCCTAAAAGCAGCCAGCAACTTGAGGGATAACTACCGATTTGCACATACGAATGTTGAGTCTCTGGTGAACGAGTATGATGATAATGGAGA gggtaTCATCTTATTTCGTCCTTCACATCTCACTAACAAGTTTGAGGACAAGACTGTGGCATATACAGAGCAAAAAATGACCAGtggcaaaattaaaaagtttatccaggaaaacat ttttgGTATCTGCCCTCACATGACAGAAGACAATAAAGATTTGATACAGGGCAAGGACTTACTTATTGCTTACTATGATGTGGACTATGAAAAGAATGCTAAAGGTTCCAACTACTGGAGAAACAG GGTAATGATGGTGGCAAAGAAATTCCTGGATGCTGGGCACAAACTCAACTTTGCTGTAGCTAGCCGCAAAACCTTTAGCCATGAACTTTCTGATTTTGGCTTGGAGAGCACTGCTGGAGAGATTCCTGTTGTTGCTATCAGAACTGCTAAAGGAGAGAAGTTTGTCATGCAGGAGGAGTTCTC GCGTGATGGGAAGGCTCTGGAGAGGTTCCTGCAGGATTACTTTGATGGCAATCTGAAGAGATACCTGAAGTCTGAACCTATCCCAGAGAGCAATGATGGGCCTGTGAAG GTAGTGGTAGCAGAGAATTTTGATGAAATagtgaataatgaaaataaagatgtgcTGATTGAATTTTATGCCCCTTGGTGTGGTCACTGTAAGAACCTGGAGCCCAAGTATAAAGAACTTGGCGAGAAG CTCAGCAAAGACCCAAATATCGTCATAGCCAAGATGGATGCCACAGCCAATGATGTGCCTTCTCCATATGAAGTCAGAGG TTTTCCTACCATATACTTCTCTCCAGCCAACAAGAAGCTAAATCCAAAGAAATATGAA GGTGGCCGTGAATTAAGTGATTTTATTAGCTATCTACAAAGAGAAGCTACAAACCCCCCTgtaattcaagaagaaaaacccaagaagaagaagaaggcacAGGAGGATCTCTAA
- the ELL3 gene encoding RNA polymerase II elongation factor ELL3 isoform X1 — translation MEELQEPLRGQLRLCFTQAARTSLLLLRLNDAALRALQECQRQQVRPVIAFQGHRGYLRLPGPGWSCLFSFIVSQCCQEGAGGSLDLVCQRFLRSGPNSLHCLGSLRERLIICAAMDSIPAPSSVQGHNLTEDARHPESWQNTGGYSEGDAVSQPQMALEEVSVSDPLASNQGQSLPGSSREHMAQWEVRNQTHVPNREPVQALPSSASRKRLDKKRSVPVATVELEEKRFRTLPLAPSPLQGLTNQDLQEGEDWEQEDEDMDPRLEHSSSVQEDSESPSPEDIPDYLLQYRAIHSAEQQHAYEQDFETDYAEYRILHARVGTASQRFIELGAEIKRVRRGTPEYKVLEDKIIQEYKKFRKYPSYREEKRRCEYLHQKLSHIKGLILEFEEKNRGS, via the exons ATGGAGGAGCTCCAGGAGCCTCTGAGAGGACAGCTCCGGCTCTGCTTCACGCAAGCTGCCCGGACTAGCCTCTTACTGCTCAGGCTCAACGACGCTGCCCTGCGGGCGTTGCAAGAGTGTCAGCGGCAACAG GTACGGCCGGTGATTGCTTTCCAAGGCCACCGAGGG TATCTGAGACTCCCAGGCCCTGGTTGGTCCTGCCTCTTCTCcttcatagtgtcccagtgttgCCAGGAGGGCGCTGGTGGTAGCTTGGACCTTGTGTGCCAACGCTTCCTCAG GTCTGGGCCTAACAGCCTCCACTGCCTGGGCTCACTCAGGGAGCGCCTCATTATTTGCGCAGCCATGGATTCTATCCCAGCCCCATCATCAGTTCAGGGACACAACCTGACTGAAGATGCCAGACATCCTGAGAGTTGGCAGAACACAGGAGGCTATTCTGAAGGAGATGCAGTATCACAGCCACAGATGGCACTAGAGGAG GTGTCAGTGTCAGATCCACTGGCAAGCAACCAAGGACAGTCACTCCCAGGATCCTCAAGGGAGCACATGGCACAGTGGGAAGTGAG AAACCAGACCCATGTTCCAAACAGAGAACCTGTTCAGGCACTGCCTTCCTCTGCCAGCCGGAAACGTCTGGACAAG AAACGTTCAGTGCCTGTAGCCACTGTAGAACTAGAAGAAAAGAGGTTCAGAACTCTGCCTTTAGCGCCAAGCCCCCTACAAGGCCTGACCAATCAGGATTTACAAGAGGGAGAAGATTGGGAGCAAGAAGATGAGGACATGGACCCCAGATTAGAACACAGTTCCTCAGTTCAAGAAG ATTCTGAATCCCCAAGTCCTGAAGATATACCAGACTACCTCCT GCAATACAGGGCCATCCACAGTGCAGAACAGCAACATGCCTATGAGCAGGACTTTGAGACAGATTATGCTGAATACCGCATCCTGCATGCCCGTGTTGGGACTGCAAGCCAAAGGTTCATAGAGCTGGGAGCAGAGATTAAAAGAGTTCGGCGAGGAACTCCAGAATACAAG GTCCTGGAAGACAAGATAATCCAGGAATATAAAAAGTTCAGGAAG TACCCAAGTTACAGAGAAGAAAAGCGTCGCTGTGAATACCTTCACCAGAAATTGTCCCACATTAAAGGTCTCATCCTGGAGTTTGAGGAAAAGAACAGGGGCAGCTGA
- the ELL3 gene encoding RNA polymerase II elongation factor ELL3, whose translation MEELQEPLRGQLRLCFTQAARTSLLLLRLNDAALRALQECQRQQVRPVIAFQGHRGYLRLPGPGWSCLFSFIVSQCCQEGAGGSLDLVCQRFLRSGPNSLHCLGSLRERLIICAAMDSIPAPSSVQGHNLTEDARHPESWQNTGGYSEGDAVSQPQMALEEVSVSDPLASNQGQSLPGSSREHMAQWEVRNQTHVPNREPVQALPSSASRKRLDKKRSVPVATVELEEKRFRTLPLAPSPLQGLTNQDLQEGEDWEQEDEDMDPRLEHSSSVQEDSESPSPEDIPDYLLQYRAIHSAEQQHAYEQDFETDYAEYRILHARVGTASQRFIELGAEIKRVRRGTPEYKVLEDKIIQEYKKFRKQYPSYREEKRRCEYLHQKLSHIKGLILEFEEKNRGS comes from the exons ATGGAGGAGCTCCAGGAGCCTCTGAGAGGACAGCTCCGGCTCTGCTTCACGCAAGCTGCCCGGACTAGCCTCTTACTGCTCAGGCTCAACGACGCTGCCCTGCGGGCGTTGCAAGAGTGTCAGCGGCAACAG GTACGGCCGGTGATTGCTTTCCAAGGCCACCGAGGG TATCTGAGACTCCCAGGCCCTGGTTGGTCCTGCCTCTTCTCcttcatagtgtcccagtgttgCCAGGAGGGCGCTGGTGGTAGCTTGGACCTTGTGTGCCAACGCTTCCTCAG GTCTGGGCCTAACAGCCTCCACTGCCTGGGCTCACTCAGGGAGCGCCTCATTATTTGCGCAGCCATGGATTCTATCCCAGCCCCATCATCAGTTCAGGGACACAACCTGACTGAAGATGCCAGACATCCTGAGAGTTGGCAGAACACAGGAGGCTATTCTGAAGGAGATGCAGTATCACAGCCACAGATGGCACTAGAGGAG GTGTCAGTGTCAGATCCACTGGCAAGCAACCAAGGACAGTCACTCCCAGGATCCTCAAGGGAGCACATGGCACAGTGGGAAGTGAG AAACCAGACCCATGTTCCAAACAGAGAACCTGTTCAGGCACTGCCTTCCTCTGCCAGCCGGAAACGTCTGGACAAG AAACGTTCAGTGCCTGTAGCCACTGTAGAACTAGAAGAAAAGAGGTTCAGAACTCTGCCTTTAGCGCCAAGCCCCCTACAAGGCCTGACCAATCAGGATTTACAAGAGGGAGAAGATTGGGAGCAAGAAGATGAGGACATGGACCCCAGATTAGAACACAGTTCCTCAGTTCAAGAAG ATTCTGAATCCCCAAGTCCTGAAGATATACCAGACTACCTCCT GCAATACAGGGCCATCCACAGTGCAGAACAGCAACATGCCTATGAGCAGGACTTTGAGACAGATTATGCTGAATACCGCATCCTGCATGCCCGTGTTGGGACTGCAAGCCAAAGGTTCATAGAGCTGGGAGCAGAGATTAAAAGAGTTCGGCGAGGAACTCCAGAATACAAG GTCCTGGAAGACAAGATAATCCAGGAATATAAAAAGTTCAGGAAG CAGTACCCAAGTTACAGAGAAGAAAAGCGTCGCTGTGAATACCTTCACCAGAAATTGTCCCACATTAAAGGTCTCATCCTGGAGTTTGAGGAAAAGAACAGGGGCAGCTGA